The following are encoded in a window of Cydia amplana chromosome 20, ilCydAmpl1.1, whole genome shotgun sequence genomic DNA:
- the LOC134657403 gene encoding uncharacterized protein LOC134657403 — MKLTFALVLALAAFAQAESDNTMEIAMSFVKDCQGDYFLCVKEKLLKIVDNLRSSRSITIADGIILKSNQEMRAPKKLDSLPVDPSARDVEVNYRLMDGVVSLFETHAVEVKLNQADKETLQRSLEEGRGKKNKGGGMMGIMGLLGAKVLFGKLFIVKLIALKALATAKIALVLAVILFVAYCFKHDHTKTTYEVVPHAHHHESHHPVHVEHSAHGGGGGYSSYGSDWNKNLDEAQNLAYSAYAGHSK, encoded by the exons atgaaaCTGACGTTCGCTCTCGTGCTGGCCCTAGCGGCGTTCGCGCAGGCGGAAAGTGACAACACCATGGAAATCGCTATGAGTTTCGTGAAGGACTGCCAAGGAGACTACTTTTTATGTGTCAAG GAAAAACTTCTCAAGATCGTCGACAACCTAAGGTCATCAAGAAGCATCACCATTGCTGATGGCATCATCCTCAAGAGCAACCAGGAAATGCGGGCCCCTAAGAAGTTGGACAGCCTTCCCGTTGACCCCTCAGCCAGAGACGTCGAGGTCAACTACAGGCTCATGGATGGCGTCGTCAGCCTCTTCGAGACCCACGCCGTCGAAGTCAAACTCAACCAAGCCGACAAAGAGACCCTGCAGAGGTCACTCGAAGAAG GTCGTGGCAAGAAGAACAAGGGAGGCGGTATGATGGGCATAATGGGTCTCCTTGGAGCCAAGGTGCTGTTCGGTAAACTGTTCATCGTCAAGCTCATCGCCCTGAAGGCCCTCGCTACCGCTAAGATCGCTCTAGTCCTCGCCGTCATCCTCTTCGTCGCGTACTGCTTCAAGCATGACCACACCAAGACCACTTATGAGGTCGTACCTCATGCTCACCACCACGAAAGCCACCACCCCGTCCACGTGGAACACTCTGCCCACGGAGGCGGCGGCGGCTACTCCAGCTACGGATCCGACTGGAACAAGAACCTCGACGAGGCCCAGAACTTGGCATACAGCGCGTACGCCGGCCACAGCAAATAG